In Calliphora vicina unplaced genomic scaffold, idCalVici1.1 scaffold_21, whole genome shotgun sequence, a single genomic region encodes these proteins:
- the LOC135963076 gene encoding uncharacterized protein LOC135963076, producing the protein MSNSGVNTGFAKCFIFFMAVVILLQGGVYLGLSIWGITLRQCSKETTDISSKPFQFAMDLIYFMNEDCGKPSVSVSDVPGVITLDVDFNKAEPVENRTFIFMITYAVISTLWVVTSLAIITTLCGPVTKTINGLCFWPWFLVIMAGCVLDVVATGYHIHDIINTTSVQKTFEYLSITADTKVIEVLSNFDAYFITPAVVMTCIGSRVILIWLLNIFGSSFCLSLSNTLSKRNSSKQSSVNSLATTSTAPVTSPQRQLREEISPVQTKNQPQSSQQQQSLGVDERSKPALPSLQIQNIQRQSSMPPQTNQNSRSYNVQSPTVPVANIYPTAPSPNESQSNSDMATTYRNTETHPDRLNYPLQRNTSQYHQELSPISPLNNRYSTTNESFQFPMQNQRVSEELRGQLPWSYTSMPPPVPKKPQLQVYPEIPTPDYGH; encoded by the exons atgtcaaactcTGGAGTTAATACTGGGTTtgcaaaatgttttatattttttatggcaGTTGTGATATTG CTACAAGGCGGCGTGTATTTGGGTCTATCAATATGGGGTATAACTCTAAGACAATGTTCCAAGGAGACTACAGATATAAGCAGCAAACCGTTCCAATTTGCTATGGATTTGATATATTTTATGA ATGAAGATTGTGGGAAACCCTCTGTATCAGTATCTGATGTGCCAGGGGTTATAACCTTGGATGTGGATTTCAACAAGGCAGAGCCGGTTGAGAATcgtacatttatatttatgattACATATGCTGTTATAAGTACTCTATGGGTTGTGACTTCGTTGGCAATTATTACAACTCTATGTGGTCCAGTTACGAAAACTATAAATGGACTCTGTTTTTGGCCCTGGTTTCTTGTTATAATGGCTGGCTGCGTTTTGGATGTTGTTGCCACTGGTTATCATATACATGATATTATTAATACAACG TCTGTGCAGAAAACATTTGAATATTTAAGTATAACGGCTGACACAAAAGTTATAGAAGTCTTGTCTAATTTTGATGCCTATTTTATAACACCAGCTGTGGTTATGACATGTATTGGCTCTCGAGTTATTTTAATTTGGTTATTAAATATCTTTGGATCGAGCTTCTGTTTGTCGTTATCAAATACGCTGTCGAAAAGG AATTCGTCAAAACAAAGTAGTGTAAATAGTTTGGCCACTACTAGTACTGCTCCTGTTACCAGTCCTCAGCGACAGCTCCGTGAAGAAATTTCTCCAGTACAAACTAAAAACCAGCCACAATCATCACAGCAACAACAATCATTGGGAGTCGACGAACGATCAAAACCAGCATTACCATCtttacaaattcaaaatatccaaaGACAATCATCCATGCCGCCTCAGACAAATCAAAACTCTAGATCCTATAATGTGCAGTCACCTACTGTACCGGTTGCAAATATATATCCCACAGCTCCTTCCCCCAACGAATCACAATCTAATAGTGACATGGCAACTACTTACCGCAATACTGAAACACATCCAGATAGATTAAATTACCCTCTACAACGTAATACATCGCAATATCATCAGGAATTATCACCCATATCGCCATTGAATAATCGTTATTCAACCACCAATGAAAGCTTCCAATTTCCAATGCAAAATCAAAGAGTAAGCGAAGAGTTAAGAGGACAATTACCTTGGTCGTATACTAGTATGCCACCACCAGTGCCCAAGAAACCCCAACTGCAAGTTTATCCCGAAATTCCAACGCCTGATTATGGCCATTAA
- the ProRS-m gene encoding probable proline--tRNA ligase, mitochondrial has protein sequence MQKLSRLFWPVLVTPKNAVAKNLEAISKSQKLMTELGLLKPATHGTFQIMPLAQRSLDKLCAIVNEAMLSVEGQKITLPVLTSSILWNKSGRLKGDITEFFMLRDRHNKEFLLSPTHEEAVTSMLASAAPISYRQLPLRLYQIGPKFRDELKARFGLMRAKEFLMKDMYTFDRSEKEAIITYELINEAYMKLFQQLEVPFKKVEACTGMMGGKISHEYHYISPAGEDNLLHCQNCNHAFNAEVSAESATPKCVQCQSVNVHQVKGMEVAHAFLLGDRYSKVFNATFLHTDGKPKTSIMGCYGIGISRILAAALEVLSTENELKWPTLLAPYDVCIIGPKQGSKEQAQAEQIENQLCQQICEIYGQDVIHDDRKYMTIGKRLMEAKRMGYPVIIVAGSKACLTEPKVEIIIREKSIELDIYTALQELAKYKKQKINLIQT, from the exons ATGCAGAAGTTATCCCGACTATTTTGGCCGGTTTTAGTGACTCCAAAAAATGCAGTTGCTAAGAATTTGGAAGCTATATCGAAAAGTCAAAAG TTAATGACCGAGTTGGGTCTATTAAAACCAGCAACTCATGGCACATTTCAAATAATGCCACTTGCGCAACGTTCTTTAGATAAATTATGTGCTATAGTCAATGAAGCTATGCTTTCCGTGGAAGGGCAAAAAATAACATTACCCGTATTAACTTCATCTATATTGTGGAACAAGTCGGGAAGATTAAAAGGCGATATTACAGAGTTTTTTATGTTACGTGATCGTCATAATAAGGAGTTTTTATTGAGCCCG ACACACGAGGAAGCTGTTACATCAATGTTAGCGTCAGCAGCACCCATTTCCTATAGACAACTACCTTTACGGCTGTATCAAATTGGACCAAAATTTCGTGATGAATTAAAAGCCCGCTTTGGTTTAATGCGAGCCAAGGAATTTTTAATGAAAGATATGTATACATTTGATCGCTCCGAGAAGGAAGCTATAATAACATATGAATTAATAAATGAAGCATATATGAAGTTATTTCAACAGCTGGAAGTTCCATTTAAAAAAG TGGAAGCCTGCACTGGTATGATGGGGGGAAAAATATCCCATGAATATCATTACATATCTCCAGCTGGTGAAGATAATTTATTGCATTGTCAAAATTGCAACCATGCATTTAATGCTGAAGTGTCGGCTGAAAGTGCTACCCCAAAGTGTGTTCAATGTCAAAGTGTCAACGTGCATCAAGTGAAGGGTATGGAAGTGGCTCATGCATTTCTTTTAGGTGATCGTTACTCTAAAGTTTTCAATGCCACATTCTTGCATACTGATGGTAAACCTAAAACGTCTATAATGGGCTGTTACGGCATTGGCATAAGTCGTATATTGGCTGCTGCACTGGAGGTTTTGTCGACGGAAAACGAACTGAAATGGCCCACCTTATTGGCTCCCTATGATGTGTGTATTATAGGACCTAAACAGGGGAGTAAGGAACAAGCTCAGGCCGAGCAAATCGAAAATCAATTATGTCAACAGATTTGTGAAATATACGGCCAAGATGTGATTCATGATGACCGAAAATATATGACTATTGGCAAACGATTGATGGAGGCGAAAAG AATGGGCTATCCTGTTATTATTGTGGCTGGTTCTAAAGCATGTTTAACAGAACCCAAAGTCGAAATTATAATTAGAGAAAAGTCTATAGAATTAGATATTTATACAGCATTACAAGAACTAGCTAaatataagaaacaaaaaataaatttaattcagacgtaa
- the LOC135963078 gene encoding jerky protein homolog-like: protein MSTRKRLCLKDKLKIVDDHRNGLRVTDLYKKYGIKKSTICTILKSKENLLKNAETTNFGSKNRKAIKQGEFPIMENRLFSWFQRQRRCHNPITGAILQFKAKEIHKKLYGGNFNASHGWLTRFKNRYGIRLLKQSGEKLSSDAQEVEPFKRKLNQIILENNLPKDAIFNADETGLFWKVLPDKTYVHSGERSAPGRKISKERITVLVCSNASGSKKIKPLLVGKSRNPRAFRNKTLPVDYTHSKNAWMTCTLFKTWFFNNFVPQVEEFLAQNNLPLNAILILDNATSHPPAEELVKQTHSGKIWAHYMPPNVTPLIQPMGQNAIRLLKLHYKNSLLSRLFSTPEQNVSLFLKQFNLFEATITLASAWKSVSESSLTKCWNKILRENDHFDEEDDLPLSSYLRHDEDTIAVETGVQLLRSIFPTVDISVDDLNSWVENITSPEDVDEDEIQNDEDIVEAENLNPKINHADAVKHFEACIKWTEQNNIDYSKSMVLRELQEEAIKKQISIPKKQTLLNRFFK from the exons ATGAGTACAAGAAAAAGACTCTGtttaaaagataaattaaaaattgtagatgATCATCGAAATGGTTTACGTGTAACAGATTTGTATAAAAAGTATGGTATAAAAAAATCCACAATTTGTACCATTTTAAAATCTAAGGAGAATCTTCTGAAAAATGCGGAAACTACAAATTTTGGGAGCAAAAATAGAAAGGCTATTAAACAGGGTGAATTCCCCATAATGGAAAACCGGCTCTTTTCTTGGTTTCAAAGACAGCGGCGTTGTCATAATCCCATAACTGGTGCAATTTTACAATTCAAAGCCAaggaaattcataaaaaattatatggtGGCAATTTCAATGCCAGCCACGGGTGGTTGACCAGATTTAAAAATAGGTATGGCATTCGGCTTTTAAAACAAAGTGGAGAGAAACTTTCGTCAGATGCACAAGAAGTGGAgccatttaaaagaaaattaaaccaAATTATTCTAGAAAATAACTTGCCGAAAGACGCAATTTTCAATGCGGATGAAACCGGGTTATTTTGGAAAGTTTTACCTGACAAAACATATGTTCATTCCGGAGAAAGGAGTGCGCCGGGCCGAAAAATATCAAAGGAACGAATCACAGTCTTGGTTTGTAGTAATGCCAGTggttcgaaaaaaattaaacctttgCTAGTTGGAAAATCACGAAATCCTCGTGCATTTCGGAATAAAACGTTGCCTGTGGATTATACCCACTCGAAAAATGCTTGGATGACATGTACACTATTCAAAACAtggtttttcaacaattttgtacCCCAG gtaGAAGAGTTTCTAGCACAAAACAATTTGCCTCTAAATGCTATTCTCATTTTGGATAATGCAACCTCTCATCCTCCTGCAGAGGAATTGGTAAAACAAACTCATAGTGGCAAAATTTGGGCGCATTATATGCCCCCTAATGTAACCCCATTGATCCAACCCATGGGTCAGAATGCAATTCGCTTGCTTAAATTACATTATAAAAACAGTCTATTGTCTCGACTCTTTTCAACACCGGAGCAAAATGTATCCttgtttttaaagcaatttaatttatttgaagcaaCGATTACATTGGCATCAGCTTGGAAAAGTGTGTCTGAGTCCTCTTTGACAAAATGCTGGAACAAGATTTTAAGGGAAAATGACCACTTTGATGAAGAAGATGATCTCCCTTTATCTTCGTATTTACGCCATGACGAAGATACTATTGCAGTTGAAACTGGAGTTCAATTGTTAAGATCAATTTTTCCTACA GTAGACATATCAGTAGATGATTTAAACAGCTGGGTTGAAAACATTACCTCACCTGAAGACGTCGATGAAGATGAAATTCAAAATGATGAGGATATTGTCGAAGCCGAAAActtaaatccaaaaataaatcatGCGGATGCAGTCAAACATTTTGAAGCCTGCATTAAATGGACAGAGCAAAATAATATAGATTACTCAAAATCAATGGTTTTAAGAGAGCTTCAAGAAGAGGCTATTAAAAAGCAAATTTCCataccaaaaaaacaaacattgctaaatcgtttttttaaatag